The following is a genomic window from Actinomadura sp. WMMB 499.
GCCGCAGCGCCCCGACCGTCCGTCCCCGGGCCTGCCCCCGGGCAAGGAGGCGAGCCTCCTGAACCCCTGACGCCGGCGCCCCGCGCAGGTGCTCCGGCGCGTGCCCGCCGCCCCCGCGGTGCACGTCGCGGCGGGGGCGTCCGGGCGAGTGATCTCGGGTCGGGGGTCGCCGTTCCGGTGGACGCGGTGACCCATTGCCCGGTAGAGAGCAGGTATGACCGCTTTGGTACTCGGCCCCCACCTCCGGCACGTGAGCGCCCACACGGCGACGATCTTCGTGGAGACGGACCGTCCCTGCGAGGTCCGCGTCGTGGGCGAGGGCGTGGACGCCGCGTCGCGCACGTTCACCGTCCACGGCCACCACTACGCCATCGTGGAGGTCACCGGACTCGAGGCGGGCGCCCGCGTCCCCTACGAGGTCGTCGCCGGCGGGGACACCGTCTGGCCGCTCGACGCCGAGTCCCCGCCGAGCCTCATCCGGACCCTCCCGGGCGACGGCCGCCCGCTCAGCATCGCGTTCGGGTCGTGCCGCCGCTCGCCCGGCACCGTCGAGGAGTTCGGGCACGACGCCCTCACCGCGTTCGCCCGCCGGCTGCGCACGTTCGGCGACGGCGTGGAGTGGCCGGACGTCCTGCTGATGGTCGGCGACCAGGTCTACGCGGACGAACTCGGCGAGGAGATGCTCGAGTACATCCGCGCGCGGCGCGGCGACGCCGAGCCGGTCGGCGAGGTCGCCGACTACGAGGAGTACGTCCGCCTCTACGAGATGGCGTGGCGCGACGACGTGGACGTGCGGTGGCTGCTGTCCACGGTCCCGACCTTCACCGTCTTCGACGACCACGACATCCGCGACGACTGGAACACCTCCTACGCGTGGCGGGAGGAGATGTGGGCGCAGCCGTGGTGGCGGGCGCGCATCACCGGCGGGATCGGGTCGTACTGGGTGTACCAGCACCTCGGGAACCTGTCCCCGGCGGAACGGGCGGACGACCCGGTCCTCAGGTCCGTGCGGGAGGCGTCCGACGCGACCGGCGACGCCGCGGACGTCCTGGACGCCTTCAGCGAGCGCGCGGACCGCGAGCCGGAGAGCACGCGGTGGAGCTACGCGCACGACTTCGACGGCGTCCGGTTCATCGTCGTCGACAGCCGCTGCTCCCGCCTGCTGACGCCCGACCGGCGCGGGATGCTCGACGACCGCGAGTTCGCCTGGCTGGACGAGCAGACCCAGGGCGACGTGGAGCACCTCGTCATCGCCAGCTCCCTGCCCTTCCTGCTGCCGCGCGCCATCCACGACGCCGAGAACTGGAACGAGGCGATCTCGGAGGGCGCGTGGGGACGGCCGGGCGCGGCGCTCGGCGAGAAGATGCGGCAGGCCGTCGACCTGGAGCACTGGGCGGCGTTCGACCGGTCGTTCCGGGAGGTCGCCTCGCACGTCCTCGCGGTCGGGCGGGGCGAGCGCGGGTCCGTCCCCGCGAGCATCACGTTCCTGTCCGGCGACGTGCACTTCTCGTACCTGGCGCGGGTCGACGCCCCGGAGATCGACACGAAGATCGCGCAGATCGTCTGCTCCCCGCTCCGCAACCCGCTCGACGGGAAGATCCGCGTCGCCCAGCGGATCGCGTGCATGTGGGAGACGGCGACGCCGTTCCGGTGGCTCGGGAAGCTCGCGAAGGTGCCCGTGCCGCCGCTGAAGTGGCGCGTCACCGACGGGCCCTGGTTCGACAACGCGATCGCCACCGTGACGCTGGCCGGCCGCGACTGCGACGTCACCTGGGAGTCGCCGCGCAACGCGGGCACGCTCGTCGAGCTGGGCCGGGCCGACATCACCGGCTGAGCCGCCGCACGGGTGAACGCGCGGGGACGGCGCGGGGGAATGGCGCGGGGACGGCGCGGGGGATGGTGTGCTCGCTCCGCCCCCTCGCCGGAGCGAGCACACCCCCCGGTAGCGGACGAAGCCCCTCCGACATCGTCCGCGCCTCATCCAACGGCATCGCGACATGTCCATGACGTGACTCCCGCGAAAAAACCCGGTCTCGCCGAAACGAACGACAAACGGCCGCCAAAGCGGCAAGATGAGCGGGCGGGCGGCTGCGGTGCGTGGGCGCACCGCGACGGGGCGTGAGCGGCGCGGCGCGAGGGGGCCGGTGTGCACGAGGAGGAACCCGAGGCCGGGGACGCGGCGCTCATCTCCCGGGTCCGCGGCGGCGACACCGACGCCTACGGCACGCTCTGCGCGCGGCACGTGCCCGCCGCCCGGGGCCTGGCCCGGCACCTCGCCGACGGCGACGCCGCCGAGGACGCCGTCCAGGAGGCGCTCGCGAAGATCCTCGACCTGCTGCGGCGCGGCGGCGGCCCCGACTCCGGCTTCCGCCCCTACCTGCTCACCGCCGTGCGGCGCGCGGTGTACGACCGGTACCGCGCGGACCGCCGCGTCCACCCGACCGACCGGATCGACGACCTCGACCGCGGCACCCCCTTCGAGGACCCGGCGGTCCGCGACCTGGAGCGCTCGATGGTCCTCGGCGCGTTCCAGTCGCTGCCCGAACGCTGGCAGACCGTCCTGTGGCACACCGAGATCGAGGGCGCCCGGCCCGCCGAGGTCGCCCCGCTGCTCGGCCTCACCGCCAACGGCGCCGCCGCGCTCGCCTACCGGGCCCGCGAGGGGCTGCGGCAGGCGTACCTGCAGATGCACCTGGCGGCGCTGCCCGCAGGGCGCCGCGCCTGCCGCGAGGCGGTGGACAAGCTCGGCGCCTACGTGCGGGACGGCCTCGCCCGCCGCGACACCCGGCGGGTCCGGGGCCACCTCGACGGCTGCGCCGACTGCAAGGCCGTCCACGCCGAACTCGTCGAGCTGAACGGCGCGCTGCGCGAGGTCCTCGGCCCGCTGGTGCTCGGCGCGGCGGCGACCGCGTACCTGGCGGCGGGCGGCGGCGGGCTGCTCGCCTGGCTGGGGCGCCTGCCGAAGCGCGGGCGGCAGGCGCTCGGCGCGGGCGCCGCGACCGTCGCGTGCGCGGTCGCGCTGGCCATGGTGCTGGTGTCCGGCGACGAGCCGATGCCGGAGCCGAAGCCCGTGCCGCCGGTCGTCGCGCGGCCCGTCGCGCCGGCGGCCCCGCCCGCCGAACCGCCCGGCCCAGTGCCGTCCCGTCCGGTCGTGCCCGTCCCGGCGGCCGCCGTCGAGCCCGTCGCCGCCCCGGAGCGGGCGCCCGAACCGCCGCGCGCCGAGCCGGAACCGGAGCGCCCGGCCGCCCCGCCCGAGCCGGAGCCGGAGCCCGAGCCGGAGCCGGAGCCGGAGCCGGAGCCCGAGGCGCCGGTCGTGGAGGTCGACGCCGAGGTCGAGGTGCGCGCGCTCGTCCGGACGCGCGTGCGGGTGCGGGCGGGCGT
Proteins encoded in this region:
- a CDS encoding alkaline phosphatase D family protein, which encodes MTALVLGPHLRHVSAHTATIFVETDRPCEVRVVGEGVDAASRTFTVHGHHYAIVEVTGLEAGARVPYEVVAGGDTVWPLDAESPPSLIRTLPGDGRPLSIAFGSCRRSPGTVEEFGHDALTAFARRLRTFGDGVEWPDVLLMVGDQVYADELGEEMLEYIRARRGDAEPVGEVADYEEYVRLYEMAWRDDVDVRWLLSTVPTFTVFDDHDIRDDWNTSYAWREEMWAQPWWRARITGGIGSYWVYQHLGNLSPAERADDPVLRSVREASDATGDAADVLDAFSERADREPESTRWSYAHDFDGVRFIVVDSRCSRLLTPDRRGMLDDREFAWLDEQTQGDVEHLVIASSLPFLLPRAIHDAENWNEAISEGAWGRPGAALGEKMRQAVDLEHWAAFDRSFREVASHVLAVGRGERGSVPASITFLSGDVHFSYLARVDAPEIDTKIAQIVCSPLRNPLDGKIRVAQRIACMWETATPFRWLGKLAKVPVPPLKWRVTDGPWFDNAIATVTLAGRDCDVTWESPRNAGTLVELGRADITG
- a CDS encoding sigma-70 family RNA polymerase sigma factor, whose amino-acid sequence is MHEEEPEAGDAALISRVRGGDTDAYGTLCARHVPAARGLARHLADGDAAEDAVQEALAKILDLLRRGGGPDSGFRPYLLTAVRRAVYDRYRADRRVHPTDRIDDLDRGTPFEDPAVRDLERSMVLGAFQSLPERWQTVLWHTEIEGARPAEVAPLLGLTANGAAALAYRAREGLRQAYLQMHLAALPAGRRACREAVDKLGAYVRDGLARRDTRRVRGHLDGCADCKAVHAELVELNGALREVLGPLVLGAAATAYLAAGGGGLLAWLGRLPKRGRQALGAGAATVACAVALAMVLVSGDEPMPEPKPVPPVVARPVAPAAPPAEPPGPVPSRPVVPVPAAAVEPVAAPERAPEPPRAEPEPERPAAPPEPEPEPEPEPEPEPEPEAPVVEVDAEVEVRALVRTRVRVRAGVDVRVPAGPADPPGGARPPAAGVGAGTGLGAGIEVDVRVDVRAEVAVQTDLEATTPSPRVRRVAMRS